The Xylanibacillus composti genome window below encodes:
- a CDS encoding class I SAM-dependent methyltransferase, with amino-acid sequence MKQNKYDEHPFFSAYEKMPRSVHGLEGAGEWHAFRSVLPDMRGKQVLDLGCGFGWHCRYAREQQARSVTGVDISANMLGKARELTNDPAISYVQSAIEDVQFPECSFDLVLSSLAFHYIDDFEEVCRKVHQFLEKEGRFVFSVEHPIFTSCSEQDWHYDGQGNRLHWPIDHYQSEGRRDTAFLTPNVIKYHRTVSTYMNTMIHAGFRIDAVIEPMPSDEMLRQHPEMKEELRRPMFLIIAASKNRV; translated from the coding sequence ATGAAGCAAAATAAGTATGATGAACATCCATTCTTTTCAGCGTATGAAAAAATGCCGAGGTCCGTACATGGTCTGGAAGGCGCGGGAGAGTGGCATGCCTTCCGATCAGTGCTTCCGGATATGCGCGGCAAGCAGGTGCTGGATTTGGGATGCGGCTTTGGCTGGCATTGCAGGTACGCGCGCGAGCAGCAGGCCCGTTCCGTGACAGGGGTAGACATTTCCGCGAACATGCTGGGCAAAGCCCGGGAGTTGACCAATGATCCGGCTATTTCCTATGTGCAATCGGCTATCGAAGATGTCCAGTTTCCGGAGTGTTCCTTTGATTTGGTGCTCAGTTCCTTGGCCTTTCATTATATAGACGACTTTGAAGAGGTTTGCAGAAAGGTGCATCAGTTTCTTGAAAAAGAGGGACGCTTTGTATTTTCCGTGGAGCATCCGATCTTCACATCCTGCAGTGAACAGGATTGGCATTATGACGGACAGGGAAATCGGCTTCATTGGCCGATTGACCATTATCAATCGGAAGGCAGACGCGATACCGCGTTTTTAACACCCAATGTGATTAAATACCATCGAACGGTTTCCACTTATATGAACACCATGATTCATGCAGGTTTTCGCATAGACGCCGTCATCGAGCCTATGCCGTCCGATGAGATGCTCAGGCAGCACCCGGAAATGAAGGAGGAGCTGCGACGGCCCATGTTTCTTATTATTGCTGCGAGCAAAAACCGGGTGTGA
- a CDS encoding glycosyl hydrolase family 8: MSARKGAFYTGQYRNLLLDYGFDEQEIDSRLHETWTALFEGADETRIYYPVGNDMGYMLDTGNNDVRTEGMSYGMMMAVQMDRQDVFDRLWKWTKSYMYMTEGVHAGYFAWSCLPDGKRNSNGPAPDGEEYFALSLFFASHRWGDREEPFNYSEQARTLLRTCVHKGEDGEGYPMWNLDNKLIKFVPDCEFTDPSYHLPHFYELFALWSFPEDRTFWKEAAAASRRFLPTACHPVTGLSPEYSFYDGQPNHIRGYGHFFSDSYRVAANIGLDAEWFAADEWQRTEAARIQAFFADKEPDDYRRYTIEGEPFEEKSLHPVGLTATNAVSALANPEDPNARISVERFWQTPVRTGDRRYYDNCLYMFAMLALSGRFRIWMPKDQQP; the protein is encoded by the coding sequence ATGAGTGCAAGGAAAGGTGCTTTTTATACTGGACAATATCGCAATCTGCTGCTCGACTACGGCTTTGATGAACAAGAAATTGATTCGCGTCTGCATGAAACGTGGACTGCGCTATTCGAGGGGGCGGACGAGACCCGCATCTACTACCCGGTTGGGAATGACATGGGCTATATGCTGGATACCGGCAACAACGATGTACGCACCGAGGGCATGTCTTACGGGATGATGATGGCTGTACAGATGGATCGTCAAGATGTCTTCGACCGACTGTGGAAATGGACGAAGTCCTATATGTATATGACAGAAGGTGTACACGCCGGTTACTTTGCCTGGTCCTGTCTTCCGGACGGGAAGCGTAATTCGAACGGTCCGGCACCGGATGGCGAGGAATACTTTGCATTGTCTCTGTTTTTCGCTTCCCATCGCTGGGGCGATCGGGAGGAGCCGTTCAATTATAGCGAACAGGCCCGGACACTGCTGCGCACATGTGTGCATAAAGGAGAAGATGGCGAAGGATACCCGATGTGGAATCTGGACAATAAGCTCATCAAGTTCGTTCCGGATTGCGAATTTACGGATCCCTCTTATCATCTGCCTCATTTCTATGAGCTGTTCGCCTTGTGGTCATTTCCTGAGGATCGCACATTCTGGAAAGAAGCAGCTGCCGCCAGCCGCCGATTTTTGCCGACTGCGTGCCATCCGGTAACGGGACTGTCACCGGAATATTCCTTTTATGACGGCCAGCCCAACCACATTCGGGGGTACGGTCATTTCTTCAGCGATTCGTACCGAGTAGCCGCGAATATTGGACTGGATGCGGAATGGTTTGCAGCGGATGAATGGCAGCGCACAGAGGCGGCGCGCATTCAAGCATTCTTCGCGGACAAAGAGCCGGATGATTACCGCCGCTATACGATCGAAGGGGAGCCTTTCGAAGAGAAATCGCTGCATCCGGTCGGCTTGACCGCGACCAATGCGGTGTCCGCATTGGCGAATCCGGAGGATCCGAACGCCCGGATTAGCGTCGAGAGGTTTTGGCAAACGCCTGTGCGAACAGGAGATCGCAGGTATTATGACAATTGTCTTTATATGTTCGCCATGCTGGCGTTAAGCGGGCGTTTCAGAATTTGGATGCCGAAGGACCAGCAACCATAA
- a CDS encoding GH39 family glycosyl hydrolase, translating to MFKQVTVSGATQGVLKRHWKRSIGTGRLGLALQQEYQEHLEMVQEAIGFDYIRGHGLLHDDVGIYRELTQDGETRVFYNFTYIDRIFDAYLAKGLKPYVELGFMPEALASGDQTVFYWKGNVTPPKDYDRWAALIEAVIRHFIERYGLKEVLTWPFEVWNEPNLVNFWKDADQAEYFKLYQVTAEAVKRVHPELQVGGPAICGGSDHWITDFLEFCHARNVPVDFVSRHAYTARQPHRKTPEYYYQELANPEKMLHELQEVREMIRQSPFPDLPFHITEYNTSYSPINPVHDTALNAAYLARILSESGDYADVMSYWTFSDVFEESDVPKAQFHGGFGLIALNGIPKPTFHLFAFFQALGEEVLYRDDSLLVTRREDGTLALLSWNAVLEEGEEGDEQHIQAKLPFSTEEVFVKRQIVNEAYANPWKTWQQMGRPRFPSKGQIQTLRQAAVPKLTTQAARTADGVLELNWKMGKNEITLLEVAPVRNESHTYWGLDDSLIYRGGTEEEDQ from the coding sequence TTGTTCAAACAAGTAACAGTCAGCGGGGCAACGCAAGGCGTTCTGAAACGTCACTGGAAGCGTTCGATCGGCACAGGGCGATTAGGCCTGGCTTTGCAGCAGGAATATCAGGAGCACTTGGAGATGGTTCAGGAAGCTATTGGCTTTGACTATATACGCGGACACGGCTTGCTGCATGACGATGTCGGCATTTACCGCGAGCTGACACAGGACGGCGAAACCCGAGTTTTTTATAATTTTACTTATATTGATCGCATTTTCGACGCATATCTGGCCAAAGGACTAAAGCCTTATGTAGAACTGGGCTTTATGCCTGAAGCCTTGGCCTCTGGCGATCAAACCGTCTTTTATTGGAAGGGAAATGTCACGCCCCCAAAGGATTATGATCGATGGGCAGCCTTGATTGAGGCGGTTATCCGTCATTTTATCGAGCGGTATGGGTTGAAGGAGGTGCTGACCTGGCCGTTTGAAGTGTGGAATGAACCGAATTTGGTCAACTTTTGGAAAGATGCGGACCAGGCTGAATATTTCAAGCTGTATCAGGTTACGGCTGAAGCGGTGAAGCGGGTCCATCCGGAATTGCAAGTGGGGGGACCGGCGATATGCGGCGGTTCAGATCACTGGATCACGGATTTCCTGGAATTCTGTCATGCGCGGAATGTGCCCGTGGATTTTGTAAGCCGCCATGCTTATACAGCACGGCAGCCGCATCGCAAAACACCGGAATATTACTATCAGGAATTGGCTAATCCGGAAAAAATGCTGCATGAACTTCAAGAAGTGCGAGAGATGATTCGACAGTCGCCATTTCCTGATTTGCCTTTTCACATTACGGAATACAACACCTCCTACAGTCCAATCAATCCGGTGCACGATACCGCGCTGAATGCAGCCTACTTGGCTAGAATTCTCAGCGAATCGGGCGATTATGCGGATGTCATGTCCTATTGGACATTCAGCGATGTGTTCGAGGAGTCGGATGTGCCTAAGGCGCAATTCCACGGCGGATTTGGTTTGATTGCGCTGAATGGGATCCCAAAGCCAACCTTCCATCTGTTCGCTTTCTTCCAAGCGCTTGGAGAAGAAGTGTTGTATCGGGATGATTCGCTGCTCGTCACGCGCCGGGAGGACGGAACGCTTGCGCTCCTATCCTGGAACGCAGTATTGGAAGAAGGAGAAGAAGGGGATGAACAGCATATTCAGGCGAAGCTTCCGTTTTCCACTGAAGAAGTGTTCGTGAAGCGACAGATCGTGAATGAGGCTTATGCGAATCCATGGAAGACTTGGCAGCAGATGGGGCGCCCTCGTTTTCCGAGCAAGGGTCAAATACAGACTTTGCGGCAGGCGGCTGTGCCGAAGCTAACCACGCAAGCCGCGCGCACCGCTGATGGTGTTCTGGAACTAAACTGGAAGATGGGCAAAAACGAGATTACGCTTTTGGAAGTGGCGCCTGTTCGGAATGAGTCACATACGTATTGGGGGCTGGATGACAGCCTTATCTATCGCGGGGGAACAGAGGAGGAAGACCAATGA